From one Thermomicrobiales bacterium genomic stretch:
- a CDS encoding 4'-phosphopantetheinyl transferase superfamily protein: protein MRLTGWEDKRFDVPSHLHALILTREDATVSTDWPDGAASYAGSDWLACRAVETTISSDHAFWKRVWARRVLGRTERELFAALRLPDNRQLEWLGGRTAAKEAVQTLLKRHFGLDLRPADIEIGIGDEGQPLVGGPWVSLVGEAPLVSISHTNGLAVALAMLPADGRRAGIDIERVRNRPEGYAEIAFDDAERALIASAPSDAEWMLRGWCAKEAVGKSLGTGLRDGPRSLAVVGIDRASGRLEIERRGRLENHDMARSMRIIADTALHGDLVSAVTVG from the coding sequence ATGCGATTGACGGGCTGGGAAGACAAGCGCTTTGATGTCCCGTCCCACCTTCACGCGCTGATCCTGACGCGGGAGGACGCGACCGTGTCAACCGACTGGCCAGATGGCGCAGCGTCGTATGCAGGAAGCGACTGGCTGGCTTGCCGCGCCGTTGAAACGACCATCTCGTCGGATCATGCCTTCTGGAAACGCGTCTGGGCGAGACGCGTGCTCGGGCGGACCGAGCGCGAGCTGTTTGCCGCGCTGCGCCTTCCTGACAACCGTCAGCTCGAATGGCTCGGTGGGCGAACCGCCGCCAAGGAGGCGGTGCAGACGCTCCTGAAGCGTCACTTCGGCCTTGACCTGCGCCCAGCCGACATCGAAATCGGTATCGGTGATGAGGGACAGCCACTGGTCGGTGGCCCCTGGGTGTCGTTGGTCGGTGAGGCGCCACTCGTATCAATCTCCCATACGAACGGGCTTGCGGTTGCGCTCGCGATGCTCCCGGCGGATGGCCGTCGCGCAGGTATCGACATTGAGCGGGTCAGGAATCGCCCCGAAGGGTATGCCGAGATCGCGTTTGATGACGCCGAGCGGGCGTTGATAGCGAGCGCGCCAAGCGACGCGGAATGGATGCTTCGCGGCTGGTGCGCGAAGGAAGCGGTGGGAAAGTCGCTGGGGACCGGACTTCGCGACGGGCCGCGTTCGCTCGCGGTCGTGGGAATCGATCGCGCGAGCGGTCGTCTGGAGATCGAGCGCCGTGGACGCCTGGAGAATCATGACATGGCGCGGAGTATGCGAATCATTGCTGACACAGCCCTGCACGGTGACCTGGTGAGCGCCGTAACCGTTGGGTGA
- a CDS encoding polyketide synthase dehydratase domain-containing protein, with the protein MIPPPRDEAPSFPEDPSLVSVDEPVFGVAPLLPAEDVEGVLAAHLGIMDRFLISQQEIMEAYLRGVGSTEDDSAIWCCDDSAHGSTGDYPLLGTVVTCEPGKRLVAERVYDLDYDRYLRDHTLGRTVSTTDDSLVALAIMPLTMSLEILAEAASYLCPGKIVVGMRDVYASQWLAWEDEPLTLQVAASQLDGGLVHVELRNLAAGDVAPTPIVDAVVVLADEYPTSDGRRISGPTEARPSRWTSDRLYADVMFHGPAWQGVKAIESTGRDGIIARLERLPADRFFDDAMVPNFVLDPVALDAAGQVIGFWTTEHLESASVIFPFRLKALDIFSAPSPVRRPDRLRRGDRADWRPACAIQYRALPRGRDPLDAIDGLGRQAL; encoded by the coding sequence GTGATCCCGCCCCCGCGCGACGAGGCGCCCTCGTTCCCTGAGGACCCGTCGCTGGTTTCCGTGGACGAACCGGTCTTCGGGGTGGCGCCGCTACTTCCCGCCGAGGATGTCGAGGGAGTGTTGGCGGCGCATCTCGGCATCATGGATCGATTCCTCATCTCCCAGCAGGAGATCATGGAGGCATATCTCCGTGGGGTCGGATCGACCGAGGATGATTCAGCCATCTGGTGTTGCGACGATTCAGCCCACGGCTCGACAGGTGACTATCCCCTGCTGGGCACGGTCGTCACATGCGAGCCGGGGAAGCGGCTGGTCGCCGAGCGAGTCTATGATCTCGACTACGACCGTTATCTGCGAGATCACACCCTCGGCCGGACAGTGTCAACGACTGACGATAGCCTCGTCGCGCTCGCGATCATGCCGCTAACAATGAGTCTCGAGATCCTGGCCGAGGCAGCATCGTATCTTTGCCCGGGCAAGATCGTCGTCGGCATGCGCGATGTCTACGCCAGCCAGTGGCTGGCGTGGGAGGACGAGCCGCTGACACTTCAGGTGGCCGCCTCACAGCTCGATGGCGGCCTTGTCCACGTCGAGCTGCGAAATTTGGCCGCAGGCGATGTCGCTCCGACGCCCATCGTCGACGCCGTTGTCGTGTTGGCCGATGAGTACCCGACGTCCGACGGTCGCAGGATTTCTGGCCCGACAGAGGCGCGGCCGTCACGATGGACCAGCGATCGGCTCTATGCAGATGTCATGTTTCACGGGCCGGCCTGGCAAGGTGTGAAGGCGATTGAATCGACCGGGCGAGACGGCATTATTGCCCGGCTGGAGCGCCTGCCGGCCGATCGGTTTTTCGATGACGCCATGGTCCCGAACTTCGTGCTGGATCCAGTCGCGCTCGACGCCGCGGGACAGGTTATCGGCTTCTGGACTACCGAGCACCTGGAATCCGCCAGCGTGATCTTCCCCTTCCGCCTGAAGGCACTGGACATCTTCAGCGCGCCATCGCCGGTTCGGCGCCCCGATCGGCTGCGCCGCGGCGATCGGGCTGATTGGCGACCAGCTTGTGCGATCCAATATCGAGCTCTGCCTCGCGGACGGGACCCCCTGGATGCGATTGACGGGCTGGGAAGACAAGCGCTTTGA
- a CDS encoding beta-ketoacyl synthase N-terminal-like domain-containing protein: protein MSDRRNTNLSGERDGVAIIGMSCLFPGARDVDAYWQNILNKVDAVSGPPPEAWDPDIYYDQTFSDPDKVYCQRGGYLGSLVSFDPLAYGIPPMSVGGEPDQWLALKLAYDAMADAGCTDLPEDVRHRTAIVLGKGTYLNGGNATAIQRTMVVGQTLELVKKLNPEFGDDKIELLRQEMKRVLPPIGPETVPGLIPNIIVGRIANRLDLMGPSYTVDAACASSLVAVQLAMRDLLNGECDLALAGGSQVWMPIAALNVFCQLGALSRDQQIRPFDKDANGTLLGEGIGMIVLKRLADAKRDGDRIYSVLRGVGVASDGRGVSVMAPRIDGEVLALRRAYEDAGVSPDTIGLIEAHGTATSVGDVVEAQALTRVFGQREAGLPRCALGTVKSMISHTIPASGVAGLIKLSLALHHKVLPPTLHVTEPNPKLELEKSHFYLNTETRPWIHGGPAPRRAGINAFGFGGINAHAILEEYLPDSPARLPDVGHLPPWDSEVVILDAAGPADLLARVQHVSTILADAQDGARDEPALADVAYTLNLERSEPRGGARVAVVATSIADLRAKLERVAKRLEDPACKQIKDVSGIYYFSEPVGLAGKVALLFPGEGAQYPGMFADLCLHFPEVREVFDRYDRMFFGHPRGDLPSDYIFPRPAFTDADRRRAENRLMQMDLAIEAVQAANQAMLALLRNLDLPADVCVGHSSGEYAAAYAAGVFDVDDDDRFMALGRALYQYYSDAESHDDVPRAVLLAIGASRDRVEEVAREAGGDIYLAVDNCPHQAILIGEQAAAERAIAIIKRDGLIFEQLAYDRAVHTPLFAPYAADLQRLYEQAPIREARIPLYSCATAGPYPAEPGAIRELFLDHWSRPVEFQRTIDALYEDGARVFVEVGPRGNLSAFVEDILRGRPACVVPANVMRRSGITQLNHLIGLLVAHGVSLNLRSPVRSPSAPSDQLA, encoded by the coding sequence ATGAGTGATCGCCGAAACACGAACCTTTCTGGTGAGCGCGATGGTGTCGCAATTATCGGCATGTCGTGCCTGTTCCCCGGCGCCCGAGACGTGGATGCGTACTGGCAGAACATCTTGAACAAGGTGGACGCCGTCTCGGGTCCGCCGCCCGAGGCGTGGGATCCAGATATCTACTACGATCAGACGTTTTCCGACCCCGATAAGGTGTACTGCCAACGTGGGGGATATCTTGGGTCGCTCGTGTCGTTCGACCCGCTGGCCTACGGCATTCCACCCATGTCGGTCGGTGGCGAGCCAGACCAGTGGCTGGCGCTGAAGCTTGCGTATGACGCGATGGCTGACGCCGGGTGCACTGACTTGCCCGAAGATGTCCGGCATCGCACCGCGATCGTCCTTGGCAAAGGCACGTATCTCAACGGCGGCAACGCAACGGCGATTCAACGCACGATGGTTGTCGGCCAGACGCTCGAGCTGGTCAAGAAGCTGAATCCCGAATTTGGCGACGACAAGATCGAGCTATTGCGCCAGGAAATGAAGCGCGTCTTGCCGCCGATCGGGCCGGAAACGGTTCCAGGCCTGATCCCGAATATCATCGTTGGCCGGATTGCAAATCGCCTCGATCTTATGGGGCCTTCATATACTGTCGACGCCGCATGCGCCTCGTCGCTCGTTGCCGTCCAGCTTGCGATGCGTGACTTGCTGAATGGCGAGTGCGATCTTGCGCTGGCGGGTGGTTCGCAGGTCTGGATGCCGATAGCCGCGCTCAACGTCTTCTGTCAGCTCGGTGCGCTCTCGCGCGATCAGCAGATCCGCCCGTTCGACAAGGACGCCAACGGAACCCTCCTCGGGGAGGGGATCGGCATGATCGTTCTGAAGCGCCTTGCGGACGCAAAGCGCGACGGTGACCGAATTTATTCGGTCTTGCGCGGAGTGGGTGTCGCGAGTGACGGCCGCGGGGTCAGCGTCATGGCGCCGCGCATCGACGGCGAAGTGCTTGCGCTGCGTAGAGCCTACGAGGATGCTGGCGTGTCGCCCGACACAATCGGGCTGATCGAAGCGCACGGCACAGCAACCTCGGTTGGAGATGTCGTCGAGGCACAGGCACTGACGCGTGTTTTCGGGCAGCGCGAGGCTGGGCTGCCTCGTTGCGCGCTCGGCACGGTCAAGTCGATGATCAGCCATACGATCCCGGCATCCGGCGTGGCCGGCCTGATCAAGCTGTCGCTGGCGCTCCATCACAAGGTGTTGCCGCCAACGCTGCACGTGACCGAGCCAAACCCGAAGCTCGAGCTGGAGAAATCACACTTCTACCTGAACACGGAGACCCGACCATGGATCCATGGGGGGCCAGCGCCGCGCCGGGCCGGCATCAACGCGTTCGGCTTCGGTGGCATCAATGCTCACGCCATCCTCGAAGAGTATCTGCCGGATTCCCCGGCCAGATTGCCGGACGTGGGCCATCTTCCGCCATGGGATAGCGAGGTCGTGATCCTGGACGCCGCCGGTCCCGCCGACCTGCTCGCGCGAGTGCAACACGTGTCGACGATACTCGCTGATGCACAGGATGGCGCGAGAGACGAGCCTGCGTTGGCCGATGTGGCCTACACGCTCAATCTCGAACGCAGCGAGCCCCGCGGTGGCGCGCGCGTCGCGGTTGTCGCGACGTCTATTGCCGACTTACGCGCAAAGCTCGAGCGGGTCGCCAAGCGACTCGAAGACCCGGCCTGCAAGCAGATCAAGGATGTTTCGGGTATCTACTACTTCTCGGAGCCAGTTGGGCTGGCCGGCAAGGTCGCGCTGCTGTTCCCCGGTGAGGGGGCGCAGTACCCAGGCATGTTTGCCGACCTGTGTCTGCATTTTCCGGAGGTGCGCGAAGTCTTCGATCGGTACGACCGGATGTTCTTCGGCCATCCGCGCGGGGATTTGCCGAGTGATTACATCTTCCCTCGGCCGGCCTTCACCGACGCCGATCGCCGACGTGCCGAGAACCGGCTGATGCAGATGGATCTCGCCATCGAAGCGGTTCAGGCGGCAAATCAGGCGATGCTGGCATTGCTTCGCAATCTGGACCTGCCAGCTGATGTCTGCGTTGGACACAGCAGCGGCGAGTACGCGGCGGCATACGCGGCAGGTGTTTTCGATGTCGACGACGACGACCGCTTCATGGCGTTGGGGCGGGCGCTCTATCAGTACTACTCCGACGCCGAGTCGCACGACGACGTCCCCAGGGCGGTGTTGCTGGCGATCGGGGCGTCACGAGACCGAGTAGAAGAGGTTGCCCGCGAAGCAGGTGGTGATATCTACCTTGCCGTGGATAACTGCCCGCATCAGGCGATCCTGATCGGCGAACAGGCTGCAGCCGAGCGCGCCATCGCAATCATCAAGCGCGATGGTCTCATCTTTGAGCAGCTCGCCTACGACAGGGCTGTTCATACGCCGCTCTTCGCCCCGTACGCTGCCGACCTTCAGCGCCTCTACGAGCAAGCGCCGATTCGCGAGGCGCGCATCCCGCTCTATTCGTGCGCGACGGCAGGTCCGTATCCCGCTGAACCCGGGGCGATTCGGGAACTGTTTCTGGATCACTGGTCGCGCCCCGTGGAGTTTCAGCGCACCATCGACGCACTCTACGAGGATGGCGCGCGCGTATTCGTCGAGGTCGGCCCGCGAGGCAACCTCTCCGCGTTTGTCGAGGATATTCTTCGCGGCCGGCCGGCCTGCGTCGTTCCAGCAAATGTGATGCGACGATCGGGCATTACCCAACTGAATCACCTGATCGGTCTCCTGGTTGCCCATGGAGTGAGCCTGAATCTTCGATCACCTGTACGCTCGCCGTCTGCCCCGTCAGATCAACTGGCATGA
- a CDS encoding alkaline phosphatase family protein, which yields MARTLLLGLDGATFTVLDPLMERGLMPFLAGLVDRGVRAPLRSIVPPLTPPAWTSVMTGKRPGQHGVFDFFQKESPESEYYHFASSQDVRSETIWSIASTHGKRVVSLNFPLMFPPPPVAGYIVPGGWMPWRQLRLGCYPPGLFDQLKTLPSFDPRELALDMTLEAKAIEGCAAEEYADWIRLHTRREQRWSEILRFLLAEDDIDLVGVIFDGADKLQHLCWRFLDPASKPMNPTPWEQEIIDLCEQYFHRLDATLADLVSRAGDDVTVIVVSDHGFGPSSDVFYINSWLEQEGFLAWKDSTETVSQATPQVGFASMTRHVFELDWDRTVAYCATPSSMGINIVTRAPGSSASSNRRDPAEVREELIAALRSIRHPSSGRPFVTAIHTREAAFAGPYEQLAPDLTLTLADGAGISILRADTLFRERDLPIGNHRWDGIFIANGPGIRAGQRLEEVSLLDVAPLVLYSLDLPIPTDIAGRIPEAALAPDQLSRRGPRWLEAGLTVAAGPAGPIESLLDEDAEATILSRLRALGYVE from the coding sequence ATGGCCAGAACGCTGCTGCTGGGTCTCGATGGCGCGACGTTTACCGTGCTCGATCCATTGATGGAGCGCGGGCTCATGCCATTTCTGGCCGGCCTGGTCGACCGTGGAGTTCGCGCTCCTCTGCGTTCCATCGTGCCCCCGCTGACGCCGCCGGCGTGGACATCAGTGATGACCGGTAAGCGTCCCGGGCAGCATGGAGTGTTCGACTTTTTTCAGAAGGAGTCACCGGAGAGCGAGTATTACCACTTCGCCAGCTCGCAGGATGTCCGAAGCGAGACGATCTGGTCGATCGCTAGCACCCACGGAAAGCGGGTTGTCAGCCTGAACTTCCCGCTGATGTTTCCACCTCCGCCGGTGGCCGGGTACATCGTCCCGGGCGGCTGGATGCCGTGGCGGCAATTGCGGCTGGGCTGCTACCCGCCGGGACTGTTCGACCAGCTCAAGACGCTGCCGAGCTTCGATCCGCGAGAGCTCGCGCTCGATATGACGCTCGAGGCCAAGGCGATCGAGGGCTGCGCTGCCGAGGAATATGCCGACTGGATCCGCCTGCATACGCGTCGCGAACAGCGCTGGTCCGAGATATTGCGCTTTCTGCTGGCCGAGGACGACATTGACCTCGTCGGGGTCATCTTCGACGGCGCGGACAAGCTTCAGCATCTGTGCTGGCGGTTTCTCGACCCGGCCAGCAAGCCGATGAATCCGACGCCATGGGAGCAGGAGATCATCGATCTCTGCGAGCAGTACTTCCACCGACTCGATGCGACGCTTGCGGATCTCGTCAGTCGGGCCGGGGATGATGTCACCGTCATCGTGGTTTCCGATCACGGGTTCGGCCCATCGTCTGACGTGTTCTATATCAATAGCTGGCTCGAGCAGGAAGGATTTCTTGCCTGGAAGGATTCGACTGAGACGGTATCGCAGGCGACGCCTCAAGTCGGGTTCGCCAGCATGACTCGTCATGTCTTCGAGCTCGACTGGGACCGGACGGTCGCCTACTGCGCGACGCCGAGCAGTATGGGCATCAATATCGTTACGCGTGCCCCCGGGTCTTCGGCGAGCAGCAACCGTCGTGACCCGGCGGAAGTGCGTGAAGAGCTGATCGCCGCGCTCCGGTCAATTCGACACCCGTCTTCTGGCCGCCCGTTCGTCACTGCCATCCATACGCGCGAAGCGGCCTTCGCCGGGCCGTACGAGCAGCTTGCCCCGGACCTGACCCTGACGCTCGCGGATGGCGCTGGAATCTCGATTCTGCGGGCCGACACGCTGTTTCGTGAGCGCGATCTCCCGATCGGCAACCACCGTTGGGACGGGATCTTCATCGCCAATGGCCCGGGAATTCGCGCCGGTCAGCGCCTCGAGGAGGTGTCGTTGCTGGACGTCGCTCCTCTCGTGCTCTATAGCCTTGACCTGCCGATACCCACGGATATTGCCGGTCGGATTCCCGAGGCTGCGTTAGCGCCGGACCAACTGTCGCGGCGTGGGCCGCGCTGGCTGGAGGCCGGCCTGACCGTAGCGGCAGGCCCAGCGGGGCCAATTGAGTCGCTCCTCGATGAAGACGCCGAAGCGACGATTCTTAGTCGCCTCCGGGCACTCGGCTACGTCGAATAG